A stretch of Leptospira bouyouniensis DNA encodes these proteins:
- a CDS encoding tetratricopeptide repeat protein, whose protein sequence is MKFSIHLLTVVLLLSFFPVRADSGFEESRYPSIAKAIHASILPDKKSIRIDWDSPKQDGEIIVARSNVMIDSPDKLYIADSLGRYKASGPNATRVYFDYNLKPGTYYYAIVMVSDVRKREVKLFSNQNYTIIPVTIAEENGTPVVGQNPDFPAFPQDTNIQSMVGGVSGLTANIEKRFIRLNWTPPAGAIAGRTIYTIYRSNSPLTSLPLMQKAEKLAELTHPATSFLDQDLNKSQTLYYGVSVKQLGGEESLPLEDKKSTLRVFYIKQTEKANAEVIVEESPKKQNAVVASNEPTTNLSGALHVRGLGYERVGKGAVISWLSPEDADESTIYTLYASVKPLNQGSASFNQGTVVKVATVVHPKTNFFIKELKEIDDLYFGVTAKSSSVPEDYNLKENVSYFKYDFSKDNLPKEEENIVASSKPKKDTEKSEIYKNEHSVTPTEIAPPKETSEPTNDFKVETSATVTYDLGQTELNRIIKETVIQKKFETAVYRLEEYLKYESNSYLRGKAMFFLGVSALKTGDTKKALKCFLKKETKSYSPSRVEFWTNQTLNQVGRGNL, encoded by the coding sequence ATGAAGTTCTCGATTCACCTCCTCACGGTTGTACTGCTACTTTCTTTTTTCCCGGTACGGGCAGACTCCGGATTTGAGGAAAGTCGATACCCTTCGATTGCCAAAGCAATCCATGCTTCAATTTTACCAGACAAAAAATCGATTCGTATCGATTGGGATAGCCCGAAACAAGATGGAGAAATTATCGTCGCAAGGTCCAATGTGATGATTGATAGCCCAGACAAATTGTACATTGCAGATTCACTGGGTCGTTATAAAGCTTCTGGCCCCAATGCCACACGAGTTTACTTCGATTATAACCTAAAGCCAGGTACGTATTATTATGCGATTGTGATGGTTTCCGATGTTCGGAAACGTGAAGTAAAACTATTTTCCAATCAAAATTATACGATCATTCCTGTTACAATTGCGGAAGAAAATGGAACACCTGTTGTCGGACAAAATCCAGATTTCCCTGCGTTCCCACAAGATACAAATATCCAATCTATGGTGGGAGGAGTCTCAGGTCTTACGGCAAATATTGAAAAACGTTTTATACGTTTGAATTGGACTCCACCTGCAGGTGCCATTGCTGGAAGGACCATATACACGATCTATAGGTCAAATTCACCTCTCACAAGTCTTCCTTTGATGCAAAAAGCAGAAAAACTAGCAGAGCTCACACACCCTGCAACTTCGTTTTTAGACCAAGATTTAAATAAATCCCAAACTTTATATTATGGTGTATCTGTTAAACAATTGGGAGGAGAAGAATCCCTTCCATTGGAAGATAAAAAATCTACCTTACGTGTATTTTATATCAAACAAACTGAAAAAGCAAATGCAGAAGTGATTGTGGAAGAAAGTCCCAAAAAACAAAACGCTGTTGTTGCTTCGAATGAACCAACAACCAACCTTTCAGGGGCTTTGCATGTAAGAGGACTTGGATACGAGCGGGTTGGTAAAGGAGCAGTGATCAGTTGGTTAAGCCCTGAAGATGCTGACGAATCTACAATTTATACATTATATGCATCAGTCAAACCATTGAACCAAGGTTCTGCTTCCTTTAACCAAGGAACAGTTGTTAAAGTTGCGACTGTCGTTCATCCTAAAACTAATTTTTTTATTAAAGAATTAAAAGAAATAGATGACTTGTATTTTGGAGTGACTGCCAAATCAAGCTCTGTTCCGGAAGATTATAATCTCAAAGAAAATGTGTCGTATTTTAAATATGATTTCTCCAAGGACAATCTACCAAAAGAAGAAGAGAATATTGTCGCTTCCTCTAAACCAAAAAAGGATACAGAAAAATCCGAAATTTATAAAAATGAACATTCGGTGACACCAACTGAAATTGCTCCACCGAAAGAGACATCGGAACCTACGAACGACTTTAAAGTAGAAACTTCCGCAACGGTGACATATGATCTAGGACAAACGGAACTCAATCGTATCATCAAAGAAACTGTCATCCAAAAGAAATTCGAAACAGCAGTGTATCGTTTAGAAGAATATTTAAAATATGAATCAAATTCATATTTAAGAGGCAAAGCAATGTTTTTCTTAGGTGTTAGTGCATTAAAAACTGGTGACACGAAAAAAGCTTTGAAGTGTTTTTTAAAAAAGGAAACCAAATCCTATTCTCCTTCAAGAGTTGAATTTTGGACGAATCAAACCCTAAATCAAGTGGGTAGAGGTAATTTATGA
- a CDS encoding LemA family protein yields the protein MTKLFRTIILFSLMTTLFTNCGYNRIQELDEEVTASWAEVLNQYKRRADLVPNLVSAVKGFANQEKDIMKGIADARAKIGSIQATPELINNPESLKQFDQAQGQLGSALSRLLMIQENYPQLKSDQHFSDLMAQLEGTENRITVARNRFIKATKEFNVYIRQFPAVLTAKAFGYEAKASFTVEDQKTIENAPKVEF from the coding sequence ATGACAAAACTGTTTCGAACCATCATTCTATTTTCCCTAATGACTACGCTTTTTACCAATTGTGGCTATAACCGTATCCAAGAGTTGGATGAAGAAGTCACTGCTTCTTGGGCAGAAGTGCTCAACCAATACAAAAGAAGAGCTGATTTAGTTCCCAATTTAGTTTCAGCAGTAAAAGGTTTTGCAAACCAAGAAAAAGATATTATGAAAGGAATTGCTGACGCAAGAGCTAAAATTGGATCGATCCAAGCCACTCCAGAACTCATCAATAATCCCGAAAGTTTAAAACAATTTGACCAAGCTCAAGGCCAACTTGGATCAGCATTATCTAGACTTCTCATGATCCAAGAGAATTACCCGCAACTAAAGTCTGACCAACATTTTTCTGATCTGATGGCACAATTGGAAGGAACTGAAAATCGAATCACAGTGGCAAGGAATCGTTTTATTAAAGCCACAAAAGAGTTCAACGTTTACATTCGGCAGTTCCCAGCAGTCCTTACTGCAAAAGCATTTGGTTATGAAGCTAAGGCGAGTTTTACTGTGGAAGACCAAAAGACGATTGAGAATGCTCCAAAAGTTGAATTTTAA
- a CDS encoding UvrD-helicase domain-containing protein, translated as MWSEEQTKVIKSTDPIIQVIAGAGSGKTATMVGLLEEREKSGKFHPEETLVVTFTKKATNEFKERCQKKGISHNYHISTFHSFCYDSLKQYDTLNQWSKYKLLTESKKWDITKSLLYPYQNTIGGIPFSILLKKDGHFLRNLSLEIYLQFNTNFQSWKKENGYFEFDDLIQNFLFFLNKNEASPIKKKWKSLIIDEFQDTDEIQLAIIKQMEFENITVVGDDWQAIYGFRGATPKPFLEFCQHFPNAVPYKLSTNYRSVSSIIQKSLLPIRKNKEKIPKDTISYRKDKGFFRLIRIDQKEKTLDTIWKKIQCADPRLMILTRSNFRKSEWIQVGVSREQVMTIHSAKGLEFQTVVVDVCQGWSELHDSIDLEEERRILYVALSRAKDNLIVLINDSSDPKSLCDLFSEDFSLWNRFRNRTLRWTRLW; from the coding sequence ATGTGGAGTGAAGAACAAACGAAGGTTATAAAAAGCACAGACCCCATCATACAAGTGATTGCTGGTGCCGGTTCTGGAAAAACCGCTACGATGGTTGGTCTCTTGGAAGAAAGGGAAAAATCAGGAAAGTTCCATCCTGAAGAAACTTTAGTTGTCACTTTCACAAAAAAAGCGACAAACGAATTTAAGGAAAGGTGCCAAAAAAAAGGCATCAGTCACAATTACCATATCTCAACCTTTCATTCGTTTTGTTATGACTCCCTTAAACAATATGACACTCTTAACCAATGGTCAAAATACAAATTACTGACTGAATCCAAAAAATGGGATATCACAAAATCTTTGTTATATCCTTATCAAAATACTATTGGCGGGATTCCGTTTTCCATTTTACTTAAAAAAGATGGTCACTTTTTACGAAACCTGTCTTTAGAAATTTACCTTCAATTTAATACAAACTTTCAATCTTGGAAAAAAGAAAATGGTTACTTTGAATTTGATGACTTAATTCAAAATTTTTTGTTTTTTTTAAACAAGAATGAAGCTTCCCCAATCAAAAAAAAATGGAAGTCTCTCATAATTGATGAATTCCAAGATACTGATGAAATCCAATTGGCAATCATCAAACAAATGGAATTTGAAAACATCACAGTGGTAGGTGATGATTGGCAAGCGATTTATGGATTTCGTGGTGCTACTCCCAAACCATTTTTAGAATTCTGTCAGCATTTTCCAAATGCCGTTCCTTACAAATTATCAACGAACTATCGTTCCGTAAGTTCTATCATCCAAAAAAGTTTATTACCCATTCGAAAGAACAAAGAAAAAATTCCAAAAGATACTATCTCGTACAGAAAGGATAAAGGTTTTTTTCGACTCATACGAATCGATCAAAAAGAAAAAACATTAGATACTATTTGGAAAAAAATCCAATGCGCTGATCCAAGGCTTATGATACTAACTCGTAGTAATTTTCGTAAATCCGAATGGATCCAAGTGGGCGTATCCAGGGAACAAGTGATGACCATCCATAGTGCCAAAGGATTGGAATTTCAAACGGTTGTTGTGGACGTATGCCAAGGATGGAGTGAATTACACGATTCGATCGATTTGGAAGAAGAAAGGAGGATTCTGTATGTTGCTTTGTCGCGAGCCAAGGACAATTTGATCGTTCTCATCAACGATAGTTCGGATCCTAAAAGTCTTTGTGACCTCTTTAGCGAAGATTTTTCCCTTTGGAATCGGTTTCGAAATCGTACTTTACGGTGGACTAGACTCTGGTGA
- a CDS encoding tetratricopeptide repeat protein, translated as MSRVIVSLAGLLFIVAGLSTAYYQTNISAKEDQSQLVLEKIAEGEEYLKQTNPHSKEKAIAIFSELAGKRGLEKYEFQIKYNQARALEKNSDFYPALDIYKELKKNSNLKPEEKDKLGYSLGNLLLKIGNESEGKAHLESVLQSSSDNKLRSRSFMALGDHYYKIGQFEAARKNYVLSLQEDPNHTESRIGWGRTLRKLGKDWASFDVFDEYIETQDGLAGADEKVVGEYKDSVFKDAKDSYTKKQYARSIELFQKSLSVNPTPKKEEEALYYIALSYDALGKQTESLTYINKVLNNSDYSLDQASLYKKGTIYFRQGKFEKAAGIFQTIVDKYPKNQITDKAIAWKKESLDQFTDHNDLDDSDVSSDSNSTKPNSFSSKPDSGNDLEF; from the coding sequence ATGAGTCGAGTGATCGTTTCCTTAGCAGGTTTGTTATTCATTGTAGCTGGTCTCTCCACTGCCTACTACCAAACCAATATTTCTGCCAAAGAAGACCAGTCACAATTGGTCCTTGAAAAAATAGCAGAAGGAGAAGAATATTTAAAACAAACCAATCCACATAGCAAAGAAAAAGCAATTGCCATCTTTTCTGAGTTAGCTGGAAAGCGTGGATTGGAAAAATACGAATTTCAAATTAAATACAATCAAGCAAGGGCACTAGAAAAAAATTCTGATTTTTATCCTGCTCTTGATATTTATAAAGAGCTAAAGAAAAATTCTAATTTGAAACCTGAAGAAAAAGACAAACTTGGTTACTCACTTGGTAATTTGCTTTTAAAAATTGGAAATGAATCAGAAGGGAAGGCTCACTTAGAGTCGGTTTTACAGTCAAGTTCTGATAACAAACTTAGATCTAGGTCATTCATGGCACTTGGCGACCATTATTATAAAATTGGTCAATTCGAAGCGGCTCGTAAAAACTATGTTTTATCACTACAAGAAGATCCAAACCACACTGAATCTCGAATTGGGTGGGGACGGACTTTGAGAAAACTCGGAAAAGATTGGGCATCCTTTGATGTGTTCGATGAATACATTGAAACTCAAGATGGGCTTGCTGGCGCTGACGAAAAAGTTGTTGGTGAATATAAAGATTCTGTTTTTAAAGATGCTAAAGATAGTTATACAAAAAAACAATACGCTCGTTCAATTGAATTATTCCAAAAATCTCTTTCAGTGAATCCAACTCCGAAAAAGGAAGAAGAAGCATTGTATTATATTGCATTGTCTTATGATGCTTTAGGTAAACAAACTGAATCTCTCACATATATCAATAAAGTTTTAAATAACAGCGATTATTCGCTAGACCAAGCTTCACTTTATAAAAAAGGCACAATTTATTTCAGACAAGGGAAATTTGAAAAAGCAGCCGGTATCTTTCAAACAATTGTAGATAAATACCCTAAAAACCAGATTACCGACAAGGCGATTGCATGGAAAAAAGAATCACTAGATCAGTTTACTGACCACAATGATTTAGATGATTCAGATGTATCGTCGGATTCTAATTCAACGAAACCGAATTCGTTTTCAAGTAAACCAGATTCGGGGAACGATTTAGAATTTTAG
- a CDS encoding metalloenzyme encodes MIFYVFLDGVGISDYDPKTNPFSRFAKGFLAPIGGVSKSDLDLPVDSAGIHYLKTDAHMGVPGLPQSATGQTALWTGVPGPKVLGRHVSGFPTITLRKIIAKYSLIKVLNEHGKLSDFLNCFSPPYLKHVEEKPKLVSASTLVQLASGRPLKNFEDLRSERGLYMDLTHEIMGTLGIDMLKQGDPLLEKRDPYLLGSKCFQKFSNYDLTLYEYFLTDKVGHAMDWEKAEKVIQNLELFFKGLLTSIDPTKDLLIVSSDHGNMEDLSQKNHTENPAATILYGKDADRFAENIHSLADIVPEIYKTFGLEEALYNTHTNEFLMETN; translated from the coding sequence ATGATTTTTTATGTATTTTTAGATGGTGTTGGGATCTCAGATTATGATCCGAAAACCAATCCTTTTAGCCGATTTGCCAAAGGATTTTTAGCACCAATTGGTGGTGTCTCCAAATCCGATTTAGATTTGCCGGTGGATTCAGCTGGTATTCATTATTTAAAAACAGATGCCCATATGGGTGTGCCTGGCCTCCCCCAATCAGCAACTGGCCAAACCGCACTTTGGACTGGGGTTCCAGGTCCTAAAGTACTTGGTCGCCATGTCAGTGGATTTCCCACAATTACCTTACGTAAAATTATCGCCAAGTATTCTCTCATCAAAGTTCTAAACGAACATGGGAAATTAAGTGATTTTTTGAATTGTTTTTCACCACCTTACTTAAAACACGTGGAAGAAAAACCAAAACTGGTTTCCGCCTCCACTCTCGTACAATTGGCAAGTGGAAGACCACTCAAAAATTTTGAAGACCTTCGGAGTGAAAGAGGCCTTTATATGGACCTCACTCACGAAATCATGGGAACACTCGGAATTGATATGTTAAAACAGGGGGATCCACTCCTCGAAAAACGAGATCCATATTTACTTGGATCTAAATGTTTCCAGAAGTTCTCTAATTATGACCTCACATTATACGAATACTTTTTAACTGATAAAGTTGGACACGCTATGGATTGGGAAAAAGCCGAAAAGGTAATTCAAAACTTAGAATTATTTTTCAAAGGACTTCTAACTTCTATCGACCCAACAAAAGATTTACTGATTGTTTCAAGCGATCATGGAAACATGGAAGACTTAAGTCAAAAAAATCATACTGAAAACCCGGCGGCCACCATCCTTTATGGAAAAGATGCTGACCGCTTCGCAGAAAATATACATTCGTTAGCGGATATTGTTCCCGAAATTTATAAAACTTTCGGTTTAGAAGAAGCTCTTTACAATACACACACGAATGAGTTTCTAATGGAAACCAACTAA
- a CDS encoding SAM-dependent methyltransferase: protein MSETEYYRSQTYQEYLLSSHRREVCPPEDVYAFFNWKGLNNLVDFGSGLGFYFQDFRKWFPNVWIWAAECQQEIIDRILRRKLMEGIEQLTPFYMDQSDHPLLPEWVPVPEIIFASLSLSTFPNPGLAMDGLIRSMKAGGRLFIIDWSKTESGFGPKINEKISMDKMKFLAEEYKLEVTKSGRISEHFYGLEVRASSNFIYGYYDLKEEEDEDSAVFKI from the coding sequence ATGTCCGAAACGGAATACTACCGTTCCCAAACTTACCAAGAATACTTACTTTCAAGCCACCGCCGAGAAGTATGCCCTCCAGAAGATGTATATGCATTTTTCAATTGGAAAGGACTTAACAATCTGGTTGATTTTGGGAGTGGTCTTGGATTTTATTTCCAGGATTTTCGAAAATGGTTTCCCAATGTTTGGATTTGGGCCGCCGAATGCCAACAAGAGATCATCGATCGAATTTTACGACGTAAACTGATGGAAGGGATTGAACAACTCACACCTTTCTACATGGATCAATCAGACCATCCTCTACTCCCTGAATGGGTCCCAGTTCCTGAAATCATATTTGCCTCTTTATCCTTATCTACTTTCCCAAACCCAGGTTTGGCGATGGATGGACTCATTCGGTCCATGAAGGCAGGAGGAAGGCTTTTTATCATAGATTGGTCAAAAACCGAATCCGGATTTGGACCCAAAATCAACGAAAAGATTTCAATGGATAAAATGAAATTCCTCGCTGAAGAATACAAACTCGAAGTCACAAAATCCGGTAGGATCTCTGAACATTTTTATGGACTGGAAGTTCGAGCTAGTTCCAATTTCATATATGGTTATTATGACTTAAAGGAAGAAGAAGATGAAGATTCTGCGGTCTTTAAGATTTAA
- a CDS encoding LA_2490 family SGNH/GDSL-type esterase gives MVQNWKRWGAIVLFFPFVILTLEGIFRLANPPALRYYRDVKLLHAYHPDYGVTLAPNESRYVRHYADLWQGQFTTNSLGLRGLKEPNPEKPKLVCLGDSLVMGFGVSDEDTFCSQLDGYEEDGIIYQSLNFGVDAYGSLGSYKRLKDLSGKIDKIQKVLFFISPNDFTMPEELRAQGILPDDENDALHEHDLEWKNKFRIQFELTRILYLLQALKLAFEQTKVKYAQTKYTIALDSKQIAETPLTYLKEAFFVPVKNAKCEDKENFICPTPIPNLQIQCSDSQININDLEPLPETTTRAYDLMIQFAKEKGYEFIPVILPMQIEEVYCRQLGKFNALGNYALRAKKYLESKSVKTIEILPYTDKMCGREFIIHGKTKKAGIQDYYIPGDGHLTKLGNLWAAESIRSALKENRSNAF, from the coding sequence ATGGTCCAAAACTGGAAACGATGGGGAGCCATTGTCCTATTTTTCCCGTTCGTTATTTTAACTCTGGAAGGAATCTTCCGACTTGCCAATCCACCGGCTCTCCGTTATTACCGCGATGTAAAACTTCTCCATGCCTACCATCCTGATTATGGTGTCACACTTGCTCCAAACGAAAGTCGCTATGTTCGACATTATGCAGACCTTTGGCAGGGTCAATTCACAACCAATTCCTTAGGTCTTCGCGGACTAAAAGAGCCAAACCCAGAAAAACCAAAACTGGTTTGTTTGGGCGATAGCCTTGTGATGGGATTTGGTGTATCGGATGAGGATACATTTTGTTCTCAACTTGATGGTTATGAAGAAGATGGTATCATCTACCAAAGTTTGAATTTTGGAGTAGATGCATACGGATCTCTTGGTTCATACAAACGCCTCAAAGATTTGTCAGGAAAAATTGACAAAATCCAAAAAGTTTTATTTTTTATCTCACCGAATGACTTTACTATGCCCGAAGAATTACGGGCACAAGGAATTTTACCCGATGATGAAAATGATGCTCTCCATGAACATGATTTAGAATGGAAAAACAAGTTTCGCATCCAATTTGAACTCACAAGAATTTTGTATCTTTTACAAGCTTTAAAACTCGCATTCGAACAAACGAAAGTTAAGTATGCTCAAACTAAATACACTATCGCTTTGGATTCTAAACAGATCGCCGAAACACCGTTAACGTATTTAAAAGAGGCTTTTTTTGTACCTGTTAAAAATGCAAAATGTGAAGACAAAGAAAACTTTATTTGCCCAACACCGATTCCCAATTTACAAATCCAATGTTCTGATTCACAAATAAACATAAATGACTTAGAACCCCTACCGGAAACCACTACACGAGCATATGATCTCATGATCCAATTTGCAAAGGAAAAAGGTTATGAGTTTATTCCTGTGATTTTGCCCATGCAGATTGAAGAAGTGTATTGTCGCCAATTAGGAAAATTTAATGCCCTAGGTAATTATGCTTTGAGAGCAAAAAAGTATCTGGAATCCAAATCTGTCAAAACCATAGAGATTTTACCTTACACTGACAAGATGTGTGGTCGTGAATTTATTATTCATGGAAAAACCAAAAAAGCCGGGATTCAAGATTATTATATCCCAGGTGATGGTCACCTAACAAAATTAGGAAATTTATGGGCAGCAGAATCCATTCGTTCCGCTTTAAAGGAAAACAGATCAAATGCTTTTTAA
- a CDS encoding CopG family transcriptional regulator → MAKIDKRFQILLSEEEQILLKNEATRRGISQGELIRLALKNEIIQKSELLRRKAIQNLTEIFS, encoded by the coding sequence ATGGCAAAAATAGATAAACGTTTTCAGATTTTACTTTCTGAAGAAGAACAAATACTATTAAAAAATGAAGCGACTCGCAGAGGAATATCGCAGGGTGAACTCATTCGTTTGGCTTTAAAAAATGAAATCATCCAAAAATCAGAACTACTAAGAAGGAAAGCGATCCAAAATTTAACGGAGATCTTTTCTTGA
- a CDS encoding DUF6989 domain-containing protein: protein MKPKLLAEEFLLALYFFVFSVLSGIVLFYVPLEAGVKIASLTAFFHVSFVVICVLFHWHTPYRIWKFLVPLSIFMVFPDWFLSAVLQILVFPEDGFLKIGTVSGYMAGLWVIPLFICVYTGIKLEERSVSIIGTGIWVGIVSLVIFGTSEATMWILGSWFAQNVKMWGHVAYYVLIPEMILGITTYLAYQGFSYSAYLFQIAIGFLVMILYIGNLSFFYLLIEKIL, encoded by the coding sequence ATGAAACCTAAGTTATTGGCCGAAGAATTTTTACTCGCTTTGTACTTTTTTGTATTTAGTGTCCTATCAGGAATTGTTCTTTTTTATGTTCCCTTGGAAGCAGGAGTGAAGATAGCAAGCCTCACTGCCTTTTTTCATGTAAGTTTTGTTGTCATATGTGTATTATTCCATTGGCACACACCATATCGAATTTGGAAATTTTTAGTCCCCTTATCAATCTTTATGGTTTTTCCAGATTGGTTTTTGTCAGCCGTATTACAGATATTAGTTTTTCCAGAAGATGGATTTTTAAAAATTGGCACCGTCTCAGGTTATATGGCTGGCCTTTGGGTTATTCCATTATTCATCTGTGTTTATACTGGAATTAAATTGGAAGAAAGATCTGTTTCCATCATAGGAACCGGGATTTGGGTTGGTATTGTAAGTTTGGTTATCTTTGGAACTTCAGAGGCAACAATGTGGATACTAGGTTCTTGGTTTGCACAAAATGTAAAGATGTGGGGTCATGTTGCCTACTACGTATTGATTCCAGAAATGATCTTAGGAATTACAACCTATCTTGCATACCAAGGGTTTTCTTATTCCGCATATTTATTCCAAATTGCCATTGGATTTCTCGTGATGATTCTTTACATTGGGAATTTATCTTTCTTTTATCTTTTAATTGAAAAAATTCTTTAA
- a CDS encoding MBOAT family O-acyltransferase, whose amino-acid sequence MLFNSVHYLIFAPVVIFIYFLIPKRFQGLWLFIVSLYFYAIFRIPFLILLVFSFVITKLSVDYMEETDSKSKKIFWLNVAVWSNLSLLFVFKYLDFSITVWNQTFSFTACDPDFIQKSGILLPMGISFFTLQAVSYAVDVYKGVVVRAKSIFHFGLFLSFFPQLVAGPILRASDVLHQFLESKDFTKDNLKQGLKQLFWGIFKKTFIADPVSYVIDPIYASPTEYNWIAMWIAAFLFAVQIYCDFSGYSDIAIGTARILGFHIPKNFDRPFLSGTLSELWRRWHISFSSWLRDYVYITLGGNRRGEILAYVNLFITTFVSGIWHGADWTFVFWGTLHSTMMVVEKFVFKFETMRNVWNKVPRFLQPLYPVGVFVLSCFFFRAKATPEVPTGMGITNIMLERAFTGAGGFFPQMNISLVILVGFLFFVDIMQDKKEDRFAFITDNLYFLVPACILLYVTSFIIYSVTLSSPFLYFQF is encoded by the coding sequence ATGCTTTTTAATTCAGTCCATTATTTAATTTTTGCACCAGTCGTTATTTTTATTTATTTTCTGATCCCAAAACGATTTCAGGGACTCTGGTTATTTATTGTTAGTTTATATTTTTATGCAATCTTTAGAATTCCATTTCTCATCTTACTTGTCTTTTCTTTTGTCATCACAAAACTATCTGTTGATTACATGGAGGAAACAGACTCCAAATCCAAAAAGATCTTTTGGTTGAATGTTGCAGTGTGGAGCAATTTAAGTTTATTGTTTGTCTTTAAATATTTGGATTTTTCTATCACAGTTTGGAACCAAACTTTTTCTTTCACTGCTTGTGATCCGGATTTTATACAAAAATCTGGAATCTTATTACCAATGGGGATTAGTTTTTTCACCTTACAAGCCGTATCTTATGCTGTGGATGTTTACAAAGGGGTGGTTGTAAGAGCAAAATCTATTTTCCACTTTGGCCTTTTTTTATCTTTTTTTCCACAACTTGTGGCAGGTCCAATCTTACGAGCCAGTGATGTATTACATCAATTTTTAGAATCCAAAGACTTCACGAAAGATAATCTGAAACAAGGTTTGAAACAACTCTTTTGGGGAATCTTTAAAAAAACTTTTATCGCCGATCCTGTTTCTTACGTGATTGATCCGATTTATGCAAGTCCGACGGAATACAACTGGATCGCAATGTGGATAGCTGCCTTTTTATTTGCCGTTCAAATTTATTGTGATTTTTCCGGGTATTCAGATATTGCGATTGGAACAGCAAGAATCCTTGGCTTCCATATTCCCAAAAACTTTGATCGACCTTTTCTATCGGGAACCCTCAGTGAACTTTGGAGGCGGTGGCATATATCCTTTAGTTCTTGGTTAAGAGATTATGTGTACATCACTCTTGGCGGAAACAGGAGGGGCGAAATTTTAGCTTATGTGAATTTATTCATCACAACCTTCGTTTCAGGAATTTGGCATGGTGCCGATTGGACATTTGTATTTTGGGGAACCCTTCATTCAACGATGATGGTGGTTGAAAAGTTTGTATTTAAATTTGAGACGATGCGAAATGTTTGGAACAAAGTACCTAGGTTTTTACAACCACTGTATCCTGTTGGAGTTTTTGTCCTTTCTTGTTTTTTCTTCCGGGCAAAAGCGACACCTGAAGTTCCTACTGGGATGGGTATCACAAACATCATGTTAGAAAGAGCTTTTACAGGTGCTGGTGGATTTTTTCCTCAAATGAACATCAGTTTGGTGATACTTGTTGGTTTCTTGTTTTTTGTAGATATTATGCAGGATAAAAAAGAAGACAGGTTTGCCTTCATTACTGACAATTTGTATTTCCTTGTCCCAGCTTGTATTTTACTGTATGTGACGTCCTTTATCATTTATAGTGTCACCTTATCCAGTCCATTTCTTTATTTTCAGTTCTAA